Proteins encoded by one window of Halorubrum ruber:
- the pyrB gene encoding aspartate carbamoyltransferase has product MRQDHLITATQLSRDDIEAVLDRARAVADDPAAYADRHAGRVLALCFFEPSTRTRMSFDSAAKRLGMNTIDMGDVDSSSVSKGESLSDTVRVIEGYADALVLRHPSEGAATLAGERVDVPVVNAGDGAGQHPSQTLLDLHTIREDHGLDDLTIGIMGDLKYGRTVHSLAAALTEFDANQHFISPESLRLPRSVRFDLHETGAQIREHEELDPVLDELDVLYVTRIQKERFPDENEYHRVAGEYRIDAETLDAAADDLTVMHPLPRVDEIAPDVDETEHARYFEQAHNGIPVRMALLDTLLENANPDGDEGTEVDR; this is encoded by the coding sequence ATGCGACAGGACCACCTCATCACCGCGACCCAGCTCTCGCGGGATGACATCGAGGCCGTGCTCGACCGGGCCCGAGCGGTCGCCGACGACCCCGCCGCCTACGCGGACCGGCACGCCGGGCGCGTGCTCGCGCTGTGCTTCTTCGAGCCCAGCACGCGCACCCGGATGAGCTTCGACAGCGCGGCCAAGCGCCTCGGGATGAACACCATCGACATGGGCGACGTCGACTCCTCGTCCGTCTCGAAGGGGGAGTCGCTGTCCGACACCGTCCGCGTCATCGAGGGGTACGCCGACGCCCTCGTCCTGCGCCACCCCAGCGAGGGCGCCGCGACGCTCGCCGGCGAGCGCGTCGACGTCCCGGTCGTCAACGCGGGCGACGGCGCCGGGCAACACCCCTCCCAGACGCTGCTCGACCTCCACACGATCCGCGAGGACCATGGGCTCGACGACCTCACCATCGGGATCATGGGAGACCTGAAGTACGGGCGGACGGTCCACTCGCTGGCGGCCGCGCTGACGGAGTTCGACGCCAACCAGCACTTCATCAGCCCCGAGTCGCTGCGGCTCCCCCGCTCCGTGCGCTTCGACCTCCACGAGACGGGCGCGCAGATCCGCGAACACGAGGAGCTCGACCCGGTCCTCGACGAGCTCGACGTGCTGTACGTCACCCGGATCCAGAAGGAGCGGTTCCCCGACGAGAACGAGTACCACCGCGTCGCCGGCGAGTACCGGATCGACGCCGAGACGCTCGACGCCGCCGCCGACGACCTCACCGTGATGCACCCGCTCCCGCGCGTCGACGAAATCGCGCCCGACGTCGACGAGACCGAGCACGCGCGCTACTTCGAGCAGGCGCACAACGGGATCCCGGTGCGGATGGCGCTGCTCGACACCCTCTTGGAGAACGCGAATCCGGACGGCGACGAGGGGACGGAGGTGGACCGATGA
- a CDS encoding PIN domain-containing protein — protein sequence MIEDTTFIIDVLHDDQDAIRYLDLIERENRPEKISSMTVLELYEAVPQLNAPEDRRQAILDVLDTRHAVVADETVMRKAGKISGSLRAQGREIDREDCIIGATALLNDEPVVTRNRDHFERIDGLDVETY from the coding sequence ATGATCGAGGACACGACGTTCATTATCGATGTCCTACACGACGATCAGGACGCGATCCGATACCTCGATCTCATCGAGCGCGAGAATCGGCCCGAGAAGATCTCCTCGATGACGGTACTCGAACTGTACGAGGCGGTCCCACAGTTGAACGCTCCTGAAGACCGCCGACAGGCGATTCTCGACGTACTCGACACGCGCCACGCGGTCGTCGCCGATGAGACCGTGATGAGAAAGGCCGGGAAGATTTCCGGCTCGCTTCGCGCCCAAGGGCGAGAGATAGACAGAGAGGACTGTATCATCGGGGCGACGGCACTTTTGAACGACGAACCGGTCGTGACTCGAAACCGCGACCACTTCGAGCGTATCGACGGCCTCGACGTGGAGACGTACTGA
- the pyrI gene encoding aspartate carbamoyltransferase regulatory subunit, producing the protein MSDHELRVSKIRDGTVIDHVEAGQALNVLAILGIDGSEGFGVSVGMNVPSDRLGRKDIVKVEDRELSQSEVDVLSLIAPEATINIVRDFEVVEKNRVTRPDGVTGVLSCPNRNCITNADEPIETRFDVVADGVRCDYCSTILRADIADHIDV; encoded by the coding sequence ATGAGCGACCACGAGCTGCGCGTCTCGAAGATCCGCGACGGCACCGTCATCGACCACGTCGAGGCCGGGCAGGCGCTGAACGTCCTCGCAATCCTCGGCATCGACGGCTCCGAGGGGTTCGGCGTCTCAGTCGGGATGAACGTCCCCTCCGACCGGCTCGGCCGCAAGGACATCGTGAAGGTCGAAGACCGGGAGCTGTCGCAGTCGGAGGTCGACGTGCTCTCGCTCATCGCGCCCGAGGCGACGATCAACATCGTCCGCGACTTCGAGGTCGTCGAGAAGAACCGCGTCACCCGCCCCGACGGCGTAACGGGCGTGCTCTCCTGTCCGAACCGCAACTGTATCACCAACGCCGACGAGCCAATCGAGACCCGATTCGACGTCGTGGCCGACGGCGTCCGCTGCGACTACTGCTCGACGATCCTCCGGGCGGACATCGCCGACCACATCGACGTTTGA
- a CDS encoding 2Fe-2S iron-sulfur cluster-binding protein yields the protein MTEYTVEFVGTGETIEVADTETILSSCFDEGIAQEYSCRVGMCLACSAEIVEGEVTQPAARGLTDEEAEEYALTCMARPQSDLKLDRGKYPPSIEDDAATAAGEGDGAAADDD from the coding sequence ATGACCGAGTACACCGTCGAGTTCGTCGGCACCGGCGAGACGATCGAGGTGGCCGACACGGAGACGATCCTCAGCTCCTGCTTCGACGAGGGGATCGCCCAGGAGTACTCCTGCCGCGTCGGGATGTGTCTCGCCTGCTCCGCGGAGATCGTCGAGGGCGAGGTGACTCAGCCGGCGGCCCGCGGTCTCACCGACGAGGAAGCCGAGGAGTACGCGCTCACCTGTATGGCGCGCCCGCAGTCCGACCTGAAGCTCGACCGCGGGAAGTACCCGCCGAGCATCGAGGACGACGCGGCGACCGCCGCGGGCGAGGGCGACGGCGCGGCCGCGGACGACGACTGA
- a CDS encoding antitoxin VapB family protein — MSTKTISLDEEAYERLKSHKREGESFSDVVKRIAGERSWTEVAGILSEEEGEELESLVEEGRSRSRDRREQIDADVQDVE, encoded by the coding sequence ATGTCGACGAAAACGATCTCGCTCGACGAGGAGGCCTACGAGCGGCTCAAATCGCACAAGCGGGAGGGTGAGTCGTTTTCCGACGTGGTCAAACGGATCGCTGGTGAGCGATCGTGGACGGAAGTCGCAGGAATTCTCTCCGAAGAGGAGGGCGAGGAACTCGAATCCCTCGTCGAGGAGGGGCGGTCTCGCTCTCGCGACCGGCGCGAACAGATCGACGCAGATGTACAGGACGTCGAATGA
- a CDS encoding ASCH domain-containing protein → MSDNDPADLLPNDRVKQAALDGEVTQLHRGNRYGEEGDTFEVDGVAFELTEVTERTLGDMTDEDAKREGSPSLEAYKERMVRAHGGNFDWDDDADVVRHRFERVDE, encoded by the coding sequence ATGTCCGACAACGACCCGGCCGACCTGCTCCCGAACGACCGCGTGAAGCAAGCCGCCCTCGACGGCGAGGTGACGCAGCTCCACCGCGGGAACCGCTACGGCGAGGAGGGTGACACGTTCGAGGTCGACGGCGTCGCCTTCGAACTGACCGAGGTCACCGAGCGCACGCTCGGCGACATGACCGACGAGGACGCGAAGCGCGAGGGGTCGCCCTCCTTAGAGGCGTACAAGGAGCGAATGGTCCGCGCGCACGGCGGAAACTTCGACTGGGACGACGACGCCGACGTGGTCCGACACCGCTTCGAGCGGGTCGACGAATAG
- the mvaD gene encoding phosphomevalonate decarboxylase MvaD, with amino-acid sequence MTGKATARAHPIQGLVKYHGMRDEELRLPYHDSISLCTAPTATTTTVEWQPDASEDTYVIGGEAVDGRAAERIDMVVDHVRELAGVDAAVRLESENSFPSNIGFGSSSSGFAAAALALVEAAGLDMSLPEVSTVARRGSSSAARAVTGAYSRLDAGLNDEDCRSYRLDTGVSEDGFDPEEDLRIVAAHVPAYKETEEAHREAAASHMMQARTAHVQDQLVEMTDALRAGEFDRIFETAEHDSLSLTATTMTGPAGWVYWQPETIAVFNAVRELREEGVPVYFSTDTGASVYVNTLADHVDEVESRIAEIGIDADVWEVGGPARVLDESEALF; translated from the coding sequence ATGACCGGCAAGGCCACCGCGCGAGCCCACCCGATCCAGGGGCTCGTCAAGTACCACGGGATGCGCGACGAGGAACTGCGGCTCCCGTACCACGACAGCATCAGCCTCTGTACCGCCCCGACCGCGACGACGACCACCGTCGAGTGGCAGCCCGACGCGAGCGAGGACACCTACGTCATCGGCGGCGAGGCGGTCGACGGGCGTGCCGCCGAGCGCATCGACATGGTCGTCGACCACGTCCGCGAGCTGGCGGGCGTCGACGCCGCGGTGCGGTTAGAGAGCGAGAACTCCTTCCCGTCGAACATCGGCTTCGGCTCCTCCTCGTCCGGGTTCGCGGCCGCGGCGCTCGCCCTCGTCGAGGCCGCGGGGCTCGACATGTCGCTCCCGGAGGTCTCCACCGTCGCCCGCCGCGGCTCCTCCTCCGCGGCCCGCGCCGTCACGGGCGCGTACTCGCGGCTCGACGCCGGCCTCAACGACGAGGACTGCCGCTCCTACCGCCTCGACACCGGCGTGAGCGAGGACGGCTTCGACCCCGAGGAGGACCTCCGGATCGTCGCCGCCCACGTCCCCGCTTATAAAGAGACCGAGGAGGCGCACCGCGAGGCCGCCGCGAGCCACATGATGCAGGCGCGGACCGCGCACGTCCAGGACCAGCTGGTCGAGATGACCGACGCGCTCCGCGCGGGCGAGTTCGACCGGATCTTCGAGACGGCCGAGCACGACTCCCTCTCCCTGACGGCGACGACGATGACCGGCCCCGCGGGGTGGGTGTACTGGCAGCCCGAGACGATCGCGGTGTTCAACGCGGTCCGCGAGCTCCGGGAGGAGGGCGTCCCCGTCTACTTCTCGACGGACACAGGCGCCTCGGTGTACGTGAACACGCTCGCCGACCACGTCGACGAGGTGGAGAGCCGGATCGCCGAGATCGGCATCGACGCCGACGTCTGGGAGGTCGGCGGCCCGGCGCGCGTCCTTGACGAGAGCGAGGCGCTGTTTTAA